A window from Microbacterium profundi encodes these proteins:
- the mraY gene encoding phospho-N-acetylmuramoyl-pentapeptide-transferase, with the protein MRSLLMAAAISLAFTLFLTPVFLRLFRRWGWGQVIRTPEDIANPSHSAKRGTPTMGGLIFIVGTIVGYFVGVYAGGSEPALSAILVLWLMIGFGAVGFIDDYMKVKSQRSLGLSGWRKVIGQLVVMIPFGVVALNFPNQFGQTPASGYVSLFRDITWLNLFGFGVIIGWIVYLIWIAVIGIATSNSVNLTDGLDGLASGAGVFVVGAYSLIAFWQFKQSCASIGVDPGALDACYEVRDPFSLAIVSASFAAGLIGFLWWNAPKAKVFMGDVGSMAIGGVITAMAILTRTELLLFVIAGVFVLSSGSVILQRLYFKITRGKRLFLMSPFHHHLEMRGWSETTIVVRLWIIAGLLAVSAVGLFYVEWLTGVDG; encoded by the coding sequence GTGAGATCACTCCTCATGGCGGCTGCGATTTCGCTCGCCTTCACCCTGTTCCTGACTCCCGTCTTCCTCCGGCTGTTCCGCCGGTGGGGCTGGGGACAGGTGATCCGCACACCGGAAGACATCGCGAATCCGAGCCACAGCGCCAAACGCGGCACGCCGACCATGGGCGGTCTCATCTTCATCGTCGGCACGATCGTCGGCTACTTCGTCGGGGTCTACGCCGGTGGCAGCGAGCCCGCGCTTTCCGCGATCCTCGTGCTCTGGCTCATGATCGGCTTCGGCGCCGTCGGCTTCATCGACGACTACATGAAGGTGAAGTCCCAGCGCAGTCTCGGCCTCTCGGGCTGGCGCAAGGTGATCGGCCAGCTCGTCGTGATGATCCCGTTCGGGGTGGTCGCACTGAACTTCCCCAACCAGTTCGGCCAGACGCCCGCGAGCGGCTACGTCTCGCTGTTCCGCGACATCACCTGGCTGAACCTGTTCGGCTTCGGTGTCATCATCGGCTGGATCGTCTACCTGATCTGGATCGCCGTGATCGGCATCGCCACGTCCAACAGCGTGAACCTCACCGACGGTCTCGACGGTCTCGCATCCGGTGCCGGCGTGTTCGTCGTCGGCGCATACAGCCTGATCGCCTTCTGGCAGTTCAAGCAGTCCTGCGCGAGCATAGGAGTCGACCCCGGCGCGCTCGACGCCTGCTACGAGGTGCGAGATCCGTTCAGCCTCGCGATCGTCTCCGCGTCGTTCGCAGCCGGGCTCATCGGATTCCTCTGGTGGAACGCGCCCAAGGCCAAGGTCTTCATGGGCGACGTCGGCTCGATGGCGATCGGCGGCGTCATCACCGCGATGGCGATCCTCACCCGCACCGAGCTGCTGCTGTTCGTGATCGCCGGCGTGTTCGTCCTGTCGTCAGGATCCGTCATCCTCCAGCGGCTGTACTTCAAGATCACGCGAGGCAAGCGACTGTTCCTGATGAGCCCGTTCCACCATCACCTCGAGATGCGCGGCTGGTCGGAGACGACGATCGTCGTACGTTTGTGGATCATCGCCGGCCTGCTCGCGGTATCCGCGGTCGGTCTGTTCTACGTCGAGTGGCTCACCGGAGTCGACGGATGA
- the murD gene encoding UDP-N-acetylmuramoyl-L-alanine--D-glutamate ligase — MSTARLDALTSWHADWKGLRVAVLGLSVTGFSAADTLAELGAEVLVLSESAAEEYERLIPVIGARLELGALDEVPQSLRDFDPEVIVASPGFSPSHPIIRWAQDAGIAVWGDIELAWRVRDKVVRADGTPAQWVLITGTNGKTTTTQLTATMLVEGGLRAAPCGNIGIPVLDAVRDPAGFDVLVVELSSHQLWYIGQSSGAGALVPYASVCLNLADDHLVWHGSATAYRDAKAHVYRNTRVACVYNKADEATRIMVEDAEVIEGARAIGFDLGVPGPSDLGVVDGILADRAFHEDRAHSALELTTVEDLADAGLAAPHIVQNILAASALARSLGTAPEAIKRALQTFRLDEHRIQVIARHAGITWVDDSKATNPHAAASSLRAYPGAIWVVGGDLKGVDLSELVADAGRTAGAALVIGVDRGEVVAAFGRHAPAVPVIEVVTGETEDVMTRVVELAAGIADDGGTVLLAPAAASFDQFTSYADRGHRFADAVRKWIDRGSADDAGGPPAAR; from the coding sequence ATGAGCACCGCTCGTCTTGATGCGCTGACCAGCTGGCATGCCGATTGGAAGGGGCTGCGCGTCGCGGTGCTCGGCCTGTCGGTGACGGGATTCTCGGCAGCCGACACACTCGCCGAGCTCGGTGCCGAGGTGCTCGTGCTCTCGGAATCCGCCGCAGAGGAGTACGAACGCCTCATCCCCGTGATCGGCGCCCGTCTCGAACTCGGCGCACTCGACGAGGTGCCGCAGTCTCTGCGCGACTTCGATCCAGAGGTCATCGTCGCCTCTCCCGGCTTCTCGCCGTCGCATCCGATCATCCGCTGGGCACAGGATGCCGGCATCGCTGTGTGGGGCGACATCGAGCTCGCCTGGCGGGTCCGCGACAAAGTCGTGCGCGCCGATGGGACCCCGGCGCAGTGGGTGCTGATCACCGGCACGAACGGCAAGACCACGACCACTCAGCTCACCGCGACGATGCTCGTCGAGGGCGGCCTGCGCGCCGCTCCGTGCGGCAACATCGGCATCCCGGTGCTGGATGCCGTCCGCGACCCTGCGGGCTTCGACGTCCTCGTGGTCGAACTCTCCAGCCACCAGCTCTGGTACATCGGTCAGAGCAGCGGCGCGGGTGCCCTCGTGCCGTACGCGTCCGTCTGCCTGAACCTCGCAGACGATCATCTCGTGTGGCACGGTAGCGCAACGGCCTATCGCGACGCGAAGGCCCACGTCTACCGGAACACCCGAGTAGCCTGCGTGTACAACAAGGCCGATGAGGCGACGCGCATCATGGTCGAGGACGCAGAGGTCATCGAAGGGGCGAGGGCGATCGGATTCGACCTCGGGGTGCCTGGTCCGAGCGATCTCGGCGTGGTCGACGGCATCCTGGCCGACCGCGCATTCCACGAGGACCGCGCACACAGCGCCCTCGAGCTCACCACGGTCGAAGACCTCGCCGACGCAGGGCTCGCTGCGCCCCATATCGTGCAGAACATCCTGGCAGCCAGCGCACTCGCCCGGTCGCTCGGCACTGCTCCGGAGGCGATCAAGCGCGCTCTGCAGACGTTCCGTCTCGACGAGCATCGCATCCAGGTCATCGCCCGCCATGCCGGCATCACCTGGGTCGACGACTCCAAGGCGACCAACCCGCATGCTGCGGCCTCTTCGCTGCGTGCATACCCCGGCGCGATCTGGGTCGTCGGCGGTGATCTCAAGGGCGTGGATCTGTCGGAGCTCGTCGCGGATGCCGGCAGGACCGCCGGCGCGGCGCTCGTGATCGGCGTCGACCGCGGTGAGGTCGTCGCGGCATTCGGGCGACACGCGCCCGCGGTGCCGGTGATCGAGGTGGTTACTGGCGAGACTGAAGATGTCATGACCCGTGTGGTGGAACTCGCCGCAGGGATCGCCGATGACGGGGGAACGGTTCTACTGGCTCCTGCCGCGGCATCCTTCGACCAGTTCACGAGCTACGCGGATCGCGGCCACCGTTTCGCCGACGCGGTGCGCAAGTGGATCGACCGGGGGAGCGCCGATGACGCAGGTGGCCCGCCCGCGGCGCGCTGA
- the ftsW gene encoding putative lipid II flippase FtsW, whose protein sequence is MTQVARPRRADAGQPGRGLAARVSLGRIFTPPSNEFLLIASTALLLTVFGIIMVISATSATETGVMDTAIKQAMFAAIGIPLMFLVSRLPIRFLKRMAWPALILSTMVQLLVFIPGIGVNSDGNQNWIRIAGFSMQPSEFLKLALALWVAYVLLRKRALLGIWQHVFIPVIPVAVLVIGTVMAGRDLGTAMVLVLILLGCLFFAGVKLRLFIIPVLLGVVGVIALAVLSPDRMRRITAVCTDMSNYENDCYQSIHAVWGMANGGIFGLGLGNSQEKYGWLPAAANDFIFAIVGEELGLIGCLVVLGLFTFFAVGAFHIIRKTTDPFIRVAAGGITVWVLGQALINIGVVIGVFPVMGVPLPFMSQGGTALLAVLLACGVLLAFARTIPASPRDKVTR, encoded by the coding sequence ATGACGCAGGTGGCCCGCCCGCGGCGCGCTGACGCGGGGCAGCCCGGCAGGGGACTGGCGGCGCGTGTCTCCCTGGGGCGCATCTTCACACCGCCGTCGAACGAATTCCTTCTCATCGCATCCACGGCGCTCCTGCTGACCGTGTTCGGGATCATCATGGTGATCTCGGCCACGAGCGCCACGGAGACCGGCGTCATGGACACGGCGATCAAGCAGGCGATGTTCGCTGCCATCGGGATCCCGCTGATGTTCCTGGTCAGCCGCCTCCCGATCCGTTTTCTCAAGCGGATGGCCTGGCCTGCGCTCATCCTCTCCACCATGGTGCAGCTGCTGGTGTTCATCCCCGGCATCGGTGTGAACAGCGACGGCAACCAGAACTGGATCCGCATCGCCGGATTCTCGATGCAGCCCTCGGAATTCCTCAAGCTCGCGCTCGCGCTGTGGGTCGCATACGTGCTGCTGCGCAAACGTGCGCTACTCGGCATCTGGCAGCACGTCTTCATCCCCGTGATCCCGGTCGCTGTGCTCGTGATCGGCACGGTGATGGCCGGGCGCGACCTCGGCACCGCGATGGTGCTCGTGCTCATCCTGCTCGGCTGCCTTTTCTTCGCTGGCGTCAAGCTGCGGCTGTTCATCATCCCCGTGCTGCTCGGCGTCGTCGGGGTGATCGCCCTGGCCGTCCTGAGCCCTGACCGCATGCGGCGAATCACAGCCGTGTGCACCGACATGAGCAACTACGAGAACGACTGCTACCAGTCGATCCATGCCGTCTGGGGCATGGCGAACGGCGGGATCTTCGGTCTCGGCCTCGGCAACTCGCAGGAGAAGTACGGATGGCTTCCGGCTGCCGCGAACGACTTCATCTTCGCGATCGTCGGAGAAGAACTCGGACTCATCGGGTGCCTCGTCGTCCTCGGACTGTTCACGTTCTTCGCAGTCGGCGCGTTCCACATCATCCGCAAGACGACAGACCCGTTCATCCGCGTCGCAGCCGGCGGCATCACGGTGTGGGTGCTCGGTCAGGCGCTGATCAACATCGGCGTCGTGATCGGTGTCTTCCCCGTCATGGGCGTGCCTCTCCCGTTCATGTCGCAGGGCGGCACCGCGCTTCTCGCTGTGCTGCTGGCCTGCGGTGTGCTGCTGGCCTTCGCTCGCACGATCCCCGCATCTCCGCGGGATAAAGTCACCAGGTGA
- a CDS encoding UDP-N-acetylglucosamine--N-acetylmuramyl-(pentapeptide) pyrophosphoryl-undecaprenol N-acetylglucosamine transferase, protein MTTYLLGGGGTAGHVNPLLAVADSLREREPESLVLVLGTKEGLEARLVPERGYELLIVDKVPFPRRPNRQAAAFPARFVKAIAQVRAHIREHRADVVVGFGGYASAPAYIAARREKVPFVVHEANARPGLANVLGARWAAGIGVAFEGTPLKRSQVVGMPLRHEIVDLDRAAMRTEAAEHFGMDAAQPVLLVFGGSLGALRLNEAFADSWRDVLAEGWQLLHVTGERSDLVDPHAPGYVMRRYVDRMDLAFALSDLIVSRAGSATVSEVSALGIPAVYVPYAVGNGEQRLNAASAVAAGAAILLEDGSFTGDTVRDTVVPLMADRERIDRMARAAEHVGTRTGTENVVAMIDRALSAAN, encoded by the coding sequence GTGACCACGTACCTCCTCGGCGGCGGCGGCACCGCCGGCCACGTCAATCCGCTGCTCGCCGTCGCCGATTCACTGCGTGAGCGCGAACCCGAGTCGCTCGTGCTCGTGCTCGGTACGAAGGAGGGGCTGGAGGCGCGACTCGTCCCGGAACGCGGCTACGAACTGCTGATCGTCGACAAGGTGCCGTTCCCCCGTCGACCCAACAGGCAGGCTGCAGCGTTCCCCGCCCGGTTCGTGAAGGCGATCGCGCAGGTGCGCGCGCACATCCGTGAACACCGGGCCGATGTCGTCGTCGGCTTCGGCGGCTATGCCTCGGCGCCCGCGTACATCGCCGCACGCCGTGAGAAGGTGCCGTTCGTCGTGCACGAGGCCAATGCCAGGCCGGGGCTGGCGAACGTGCTCGGCGCGCGGTGGGCGGCCGGAATCGGTGTCGCATTCGAAGGCACTCCGCTGAAGCGCAGCCAAGTGGTCGGCATGCCCTTGCGTCACGAGATCGTCGATCTCGACCGTGCGGCGATGCGCACCGAAGCCGCGGAGCATTTCGGGATGGATGCGGCGCAGCCGGTGCTGCTGGTCTTCGGAGGCTCGCTCGGCGCGCTGCGTCTGAACGAGGCGTTCGCCGACTCCTGGCGCGATGTGCTCGCAGAGGGGTGGCAGCTGCTGCACGTGACGGGGGAGCGCAGCGACCTCGTCGATCCGCATGCACCCGGCTACGTCATGCGCCGCTACGTCGACCGGATGGATCTGGCGTTCGCCCTGTCCGATCTGATCGTCTCCCGCGCCGGCTCAGCCACTGTGAGCGAGGTCAGCGCGCTCGGCATCCCTGCCGTGTACGTGCCGTACGCGGTCGGAAACGGAGAGCAGCGGCTCAACGCCGCCTCCGCCGTCGCCGCGGGAGCCGCGATCCTGCTGGAGGACGGCAGCTTCACGGGTGACACAGTGCGCGACACCGTCGTGCCGCTGATGGCGGATCGCGAGCGCATCGACCGGATGGCGCGCGCGGCAGAGCATGTCGGCACGCGCACCGGCACCGAGAACGTCGTCGCGATGATCGACCGCGCCCTCAGTGCCGCGAATTAG
- the murC gene encoding UDP-N-acetylmuramate--L-alanine ligase encodes MIRPDLSLPIPETITAAHFIGIGGSGMSGLAKMFLDAGIRVSGSDRADSDALRSLAVAGATVHVGHDASHIGDADTVVHTGAIWPENPEFVTAKERGLHVIHRSQALHWLIGGRRLVSVAGAHGKTTSTGMIVTALQALGTDANFVNGGVIEQLGTSSASGADDLFVVEADESDGTFLLYDTAIALITNVDPDHLDHYGSDDAFHDAFVRFADRASEAVVISSDDPGALRVKAGLSHPNVISFGVAPDADVRLTDISVAGPVAATITHDARSVRLQLVVPGEHNVINAAGAVAVLLTLGHDLADAVRAVEGFAGTVRRFELHGVERGVSVFDDYAHHPTEVRAALEAARSVVGDGRIIAIQQPHTYSRTQHMYREFAEVLETYADHTVMLDVYGAREDPVPGVTGELVSDAFIDQERVHYVASWQEAADYTATVAREGDYVITLGCGNVYLMIPQVLESLRRTTGA; translated from the coding sequence ATGATCAGACCTGACCTCTCCCTTCCGATCCCCGAGACCATCACCGCCGCCCACTTCATCGGGATCGGCGGATCCGGGATGAGCGGCCTGGCGAAGATGTTCCTGGATGCCGGCATCCGCGTGTCCGGATCCGATCGGGCCGACAGCGACGCGCTGCGCTCGCTCGCAGTCGCCGGCGCCACCGTGCACGTCGGCCACGACGCGTCCCACATCGGCGATGCCGACACCGTCGTGCACACCGGCGCGATCTGGCCGGAGAATCCCGAGTTCGTCACCGCCAAGGAGCGCGGTCTGCACGTGATCCACCGCTCGCAGGCGCTGCACTGGCTCATCGGCGGGCGCCGGCTGGTCTCCGTCGCCGGCGCGCACGGCAAGACGACCTCGACCGGGATGATCGTCACGGCGCTGCAGGCGCTGGGCACGGATGCGAACTTCGTCAACGGCGGCGTGATCGAGCAGTTGGGCACATCCAGCGCGTCGGGCGCCGATGACCTCTTCGTCGTCGAGGCCGATGAATCCGACGGCACCTTCCTGCTGTACGACACCGCGATCGCCCTGATAACGAACGTCGACCCCGACCACCTCGACCACTACGGGTCGGATGACGCGTTCCACGACGCATTCGTCCGCTTCGCCGACCGTGCGAGCGAGGCGGTCGTGATCTCCAGTGACGACCCTGGCGCGCTGCGCGTGAAGGCCGGGCTCTCTCATCCGAACGTGATCAGCTTCGGCGTCGCACCCGATGCCGACGTCCGGCTGACGGACATCTCCGTCGCAGGACCCGTGGCCGCGACCATCACGCACGATGCGCGCAGCGTGCGCCTGCAGCTCGTTGTTCCCGGCGAGCACAACGTGATCAACGCCGCGGGTGCAGTGGCCGTGCTCCTGACTCTCGGTCATGATCTCGCCGATGCGGTGCGCGCGGTAGAGGGCTTCGCCGGCACGGTGCGCCGATTCGAGCTGCACGGCGTCGAGCGCGGTGTGAGCGTGTTCGACGACTACGCGCATCACCCCACCGAGGTCAGGGCCGCGCTCGAGGCGGCGCGCAGCGTCGTCGGCGACGGGCGGATCATCGCCATCCAGCAGCCGCACACGTATTCGCGTACTCAGCACATGTACCGCGAGTTCGCGGAGGTGCTCGAGACCTACGCCGACCACACGGTGATGCTCGACGTCTACGGCGCGCGGGAGGACCCGGTTCCCGGGGTCACCGGCGAACTCGTCAGCGACGCGTTCATCGACCAGGAGCGCGTTCACTACGTGGCCTCCTGGCAGGAGGCCGCCGACTACACGGCGACCGTCGCACGCGAGGGCGACTACGTCATCACGCTCGGGTGCGGAAACGTCTATCTGATGATCCCGCAGGTGCTCGAATCGCTGCGGCGGACGACCGGAGCCTGA
- a CDS encoding FtsQ-type POTRA domain-containing protein has protein sequence MRRPPPLPTPPEQETKPAPARSSRRGREDADPTGEGRPIVAATGPGGARADAADEPPETSEALTAGDVWRAARARRKALRAEIRRFTRRSRRRRLIWLCALGALVLLIGGSVAAAYSPLFAVEKITVAGASTLNAAAVEAALGDQLGTPLALVSESDVKAALIAFPLIETYALEARPPHDLVVRIVERTPIGVIESGAGFTLVDAAGVALSTTEDRPDGQPVIAVDGGIESDAFESVGLVVRSLPADVRAVVTDVSATTLDDVTLTLASGLVVVWGSAEDSAYKARVLASTMVANPAAREIDVSSPDVVVAG, from the coding sequence ATGCGTCGCCCGCCCCCGCTTCCGACTCCGCCGGAACAGGAGACGAAGCCGGCACCCGCACGCTCCTCCCGTCGCGGACGTGAGGATGCAGACCCGACCGGCGAGGGGCGGCCGATCGTCGCGGCCACGGGTCCAGGAGGCGCACGAGCGGATGCCGCGGATGAGCCGCCCGAGACATCGGAGGCACTCACCGCGGGCGATGTCTGGCGCGCCGCGCGCGCCCGCCGCAAAGCACTGCGGGCGGAGATCCGGCGCTTCACCCGGCGTTCGCGGCGCAGGCGACTGATCTGGTTGTGCGCCCTGGGGGCCCTGGTGCTGCTGATCGGCGGAAGCGTCGCAGCCGCGTACAGTCCGCTGTTCGCCGTCGAGAAGATCACGGTCGCCGGCGCGTCCACTCTGAACGCCGCAGCCGTGGAGGCGGCGCTGGGCGATCAGCTCGGCACGCCTCTGGCTCTGGTCAGTGAGAGCGACGTCAAGGCGGCGCTCATCGCCTTCCCGCTGATCGAGACGTACGCGCTGGAGGCGAGGCCGCCCCATGATCTCGTGGTGAGGATCGTGGAGCGCACACCGATCGGCGTGATCGAATCAGGCGCCGGGTTCACGCTCGTGGATGCTGCAGGGGTGGCGCTCTCGACGACGGAGGACCGCCCGGACGGGCAGCCGGTGATCGCCGTCGACGGCGGCATCGAATCCGACGCGTTCGAGTCGGTCGGACTCGTCGTGAGGTCGCTGCCCGCCGACGTTCGCGCCGTCGTCACCGATGTCTCCGCCACCACGCTCGACGATGTGACGCTGACGCTCGCGAGCGGTCTCGTCGTGGTGTGGGGGAGCGCTGAGGATTCCGCGTACAAGGCCAGGGTTCTGGCGTCGACGATGGTGGCCAACCCCGCCGCGCGCGAGATCGACGTGTCCTCTCCCGACGTCGTCGTCGCCGGCTGA
- the ftsZ gene encoding cell division protein FtsZ, translating to MSQNQNYLAVIKVVGVGGGGVNAVNRMIDLGLRGVEFIAVNTDAQALLMSDADVKLDVGRELTRGLGAGADPEVGRRAAEDHAEEIEQALTGADMVFVTAGEGGGTGTGGAPVVARIAKSIGALTIGVVTKPFSFEGRRRQSQAEAGVSKLKEEVDTLIVVPNDRLLEISDRGISMIEAFATADQVLLAGVQGITDLITTPGLINLDFADVKSVMQGAGSALMGIGSARGADRAIKAAELAVESPLLEASIEGAHGVLLSIQGGSNLGIFEIHDAADLVKEAAHPEANIIFGTVIDDTLGDEVRVTVIAAGFDGGEPSLRLDPMVVSRPAAETLPEVSLSDDSAAPAVEQKQNEAPQQPAPRIAATSLEPAFADDDIDIPEFLK from the coding sequence ATGAGCCAGAACCAGAACTACCTCGCCGTGATCAAGGTCGTCGGCGTCGGCGGTGGCGGCGTCAACGCCGTGAACCGCATGATCGATCTCGGCCTGCGCGGGGTCGAGTTCATCGCTGTCAACACCGACGCGCAGGCGCTGCTCATGAGCGACGCCGACGTCAAGCTCGACGTGGGCCGTGAGCTCACCCGCGGTCTGGGCGCCGGTGCCGATCCCGAGGTCGGTCGCCGTGCCGCTGAGGATCACGCAGAGGAGATCGAACAGGCCCTCACTGGCGCCGACATGGTCTTCGTCACCGCAGGCGAGGGCGGCGGCACCGGCACCGGCGGTGCTCCGGTCGTCGCGCGCATCGCGAAGTCGATCGGTGCACTGACCATCGGTGTCGTCACCAAGCCGTTCTCGTTCGAAGGCCGCCGTCGTCAGAGCCAGGCAGAGGCCGGTGTCTCCAAGCTGAAGGAAGAGGTCGACACCCTCATCGTCGTGCCGAACGACCGGTTGCTGGAGATCAGCGACCGCGGCATCTCGATGATCGAGGCGTTCGCCACGGCCGATCAGGTGCTCCTCGCCGGTGTGCAGGGAATCACCGACCTCATCACCACGCCGGGTCTCATCAACCTCGACTTCGCCGACGTGAAGTCGGTCATGCAGGGCGCCGGCTCTGCGCTGATGGGCATCGGCTCCGCACGCGGCGCCGACCGTGCGATCAAGGCTGCCGAACTCGCCGTCGAATCCCCGCTGCTCGAAGCGTCGATCGAAGGCGCCCACGGTGTGCTGCTGTCGATCCAGGGCGGGTCGAACCTCGGAATCTTCGAGATCCACGACGCCGCAGATCTCGTCAAGGAGGCCGCACACCCCGAGGCGAACATCATCTTCGGTACGGTCATCGACGACACCCTCGGCGACGAGGTGCGCGTCACTGTCATCGCCGCCGGCTTCGACGGCGGAGAGCCGTCGCTGCGTCTCGACCCGATGGTGGTCTCGCGGCCCGCGGCGGAGACGCTGCCGGAGGTGTCGCTCTCGGATGACTCGGCAGCCCCCGCCGTCGAGCAGAAGCAGAACGAGGCACCTCAGCAGCCCGCGCCGCGCATCGCGGCGACGAGCCTGGAGCCGGCGTTCGCCGACGACGACATCGACATCCCCGAGTTCCTGAAGTAG
- a CDS encoding YggS family pyridoxal phosphate-dependent enzyme: MSDLAARLSAIDSQIADAARTAGRDAADITRIVVTKFHPASLVRELHALGVRDVGENRQQELEAKRAELQSDSSQDEPALEGLRWHFIGQAQTNKAASIRRNADAVHSVDRIKLADSLHRAAGDAHQDVLDVLVQINLTDDLGRGGVAPDDAQRLAEHILALPSLRLRGVMGVAPLDEAPASAFARLRGVADGIRSLDASATWISAGMTGDFAEAIAAGATHLRIGSAITGPRPDRG, from the coding sequence TTGTCCGACCTTGCCGCGCGGCTGTCCGCGATCGATTCCCAGATCGCGGACGCCGCGCGCACCGCAGGCCGGGATGCGGCGGACATCACACGTATCGTGGTGACGAAGTTCCACCCGGCGTCCCTCGTGCGCGAGCTGCATGCGCTCGGCGTGCGCGACGTCGGTGAGAACCGTCAGCAGGAGCTCGAGGCGAAGAGGGCGGAGCTGCAGAGCGACTCGTCGCAGGACGAGCCGGCGCTCGAAGGGCTGCGCTGGCACTTCATCGGGCAGGCGCAGACGAACAAGGCCGCCTCCATCCGGCGAAACGCGGATGCCGTTCACTCGGTCGACCGCATCAAGCTCGCCGATTCACTGCACAGAGCCGCCGGTGACGCGCACCAGGACGTGCTCGACGTGCTCGTGCAGATCAACCTGACCGATGACCTCGGTCGTGGGGGCGTCGCGCCCGACGACGCGCAGCGCCTCGCAGAGCACATCCTCGCCCTGCCGTCCCTGCGCCTGCGCGGGGTCATGGGCGTCGCCCCGCTCGATGAGGCGCCGGCATCCGCATTCGCTCGGCTGCGCGGCGTCGCAGACGGCATCCGCTCGCTCGATGCGAGTGCCACATGGATCTCTGCCGGCATGACCGGCGACTTCGCCGAGGCGATCGCCGCAGGTGCGACACACCTGCGGATCGGCTCCGCAATCACAGGACCCCGGCCCGACCGGGGTTAA
- a CDS encoding cell division protein SepF yields MGNPLKKTMVYLGLADEEEAYEEQLAPASARAHRDRDRDRDRDHEEAAPAPVTPLRRPVAVRQPAAGTVNEILTVHPKQYRDAQLIAENFREGVPVIINLSQMSDADARRLIDFASGLSLGLYGRIERVTSKVFLLSPENIAVSGHGGIASADPESAGFDQS; encoded by the coding sequence ATGGGAAACCCGCTCAAGAAGACCATGGTGTACCTGGGACTCGCCGATGAGGAAGAGGCCTACGAAGAGCAGCTCGCCCCGGCGTCTGCTCGCGCACATCGTGATCGTGATCGTGATCGTGATCGCGACCATGAAGAAGCCGCTCCTGCACCGGTGACACCGCTGCGTCGCCCGGTGGCAGTGCGCCAGCCTGCAGCCGGCACGGTCAACGAGATCCTCACCGTGCACCCGAAGCAGTACCGCGATGCGCAGCTGATCGCCGAGAACTTCCGCGAGGGCGTGCCGGTCATCATCAACCTGTCGCAGATGAGTGACGCCGACGCGCGTCGTCTGATCGACTTCGCCAGTGGCCTCTCGCTCGGCCTGTACGGCCGCATCGAGCGCGTCACCAGCAAGGTGTTCCTGCTGTCGCCGGAGAACATCGCGGTGTCGGGTCATGGTGGTATCGCGAGCGCAGATCCGGAGTCTGCGGGCTTCGACCAGTCCTGA
- a CDS encoding YggT family protein, with protein MTALVSVIASIIHLVLLIYIFVLFARLILDYIPLFNREWRPKGGGLIAAELVYTVTDPPIRLFRRFIPPLRIGSLSLDFGFTFTMLAVLILMAIVRAFI; from the coding sequence GTGACCGCACTGGTCTCGGTGATCGCATCGATCATTCATCTGGTCCTGCTGATCTACATCTTCGTGCTCTTCGCAAGGCTGATCCTCGACTACATTCCGCTGTTCAATCGTGAGTGGCGTCCCAAGGGCGGCGGTCTGATCGCGGCAGAACTCGTGTACACGGTCACGGACCCTCCGATCCGGCTGTTCCGGCGCTTCATCCCTCCGCTGCGCATCGGGTCGCTCTCGTTGGATTTCGGCTTCACGTTCACCATGCTCGCCGTGCTGATCCTGATGGCGATCGTGCGCGCCTTCATCTGA
- a CDS encoding DivIVA domain-containing protein, producing the protein MALTPDDVVTKQFQHVRFKDGFDPDEVDDFLDEIVVEWRKALEENAELKTKLAAYESGETPAAPAAEAADEAPAVVDEVPAPVAATPAPAVAVSEPAAVAAGSTTATAGIIELAQRLHDEHVAEGEAKKSQLISEAQTEVDRIRADAQAKEREESARLERERNTLEARITELRNFERDYRTQLRGYIEGQLRDLDEKSASTDSTPVSAIGL; encoded by the coding sequence ATGGCACTGACCCCGGATGACGTCGTCACCAAGCAGTTCCAGCACGTCCGTTTCAAGGACGGCTTCGACCCGGACGAGGTCGACGACTTCCTCGACGAGATCGTCGTCGAGTGGCGCAAGGCCCTCGAAGAGAACGCAGAGCTGAAGACGAAGCTCGCAGCCTACGAGTCCGGTGAGACCCCGGCGGCTCCGGCAGCCGAGGCAGCCGATGAGGCTCCAGCCGTCGTGGACGAGGTTCCCGCCCCCGTGGCTGCGACCCCCGCTCCCGCCGTCGCGGTGTCGGAGCCCGCCGCAGTCGCCGCGGGTTCGACCACGGCCACCGCGGGCATCATCGAGCTGGCCCAGCGCCTGCACGACGAGCACGTCGCCGAAGGCGAGGCCAAGAAGAGCCAGCTGATCTCGGAGGCGCAGACAGAGGTCGACCGCATCCGTGCCGACGCTCAGGCGAAGGAACGCGAAGAGTCCGCCCGCCTCGAGCGCGAGCGCAACACTCTCGAAGCGCGCATCACCGAGCTGCGCAACTTCGAGCGCGACTACCGCACTCAGCTGCGCGGCTACATCGAGGGACAGCTCCGCGATCTCGACGAGAAGTCGGCTTCGACGGACTCGACCCCGGTCTCCGCCATCGGGCTCTAG